One region of Primulina tabacum isolate GXHZ01 chromosome 1, ASM2559414v2, whole genome shotgun sequence genomic DNA includes:
- the LOC142533621 gene encoding S-adenosyl-L-methionine:benzoic acid/salicylic acid carboxyl methyltransferase 2-like, translated as MEVKQVLHMNGGFGDTSYASNSLLQRKVISMTKPIIEEAITELYISMNAPNNLCMAELGCSSGPNTMVVATEIVKIVRKLCLEIGRQPPEFQIHLNDLTGNDFNSIFRDNLPMFQLELRDEKSRGQFSPCFVSAVPGSFYGRLFAANTVHFIHSSYSLQWISKIPKEVELLNKDNIYMSSASPTQVIDTYYNQFRIDFYTFLRCRSEEIVSGGRMVLTILGRRGHEDACREGCCYIWELLALVLKQMVAEGLIEKEKLRSFNIPNYTPSPREVKEEVEKEGSFGINHLETSEISLVDWSKGFRSADEPDWHNVSRGMRAVSEPLLSEHFGGFVMDQIFEKYSEILRECSNKGPETKFVNVTVSVTRNGK; from the exons ATGGAAGTAAAGCAAGTGCTTCACATGAATGGAGGTTTTGGGGACACCAGTTACGCCAGCAACTCCTTGCTTCAG CGAAAGGTGATATCCATGACAAAGCCAATAATAGAGGAGGCCATAACTGAACTTTACATTAGTATGAATGCCCCCAATAACTTGTGTATGGCTGAATTGGGCTGTTCCAGTGGACCAAATACGATGGTTGTGGCGACGGAGATTGTCAAAATCGTTCGCAAATTATGCTTGGAAATAGGCCGGCAGCCTCCTGAGTTTCAGATACATTTGAATGATCTGACTGGGAATGATTTCAATTCTATTTTCCGGGACAATTTACCGATGTTTCAACTGGAGTTACGAGACGAAAAGAGTCGTGGCCAATTCAGTCCATGCTTTGTGTCTGCGGTTCCTGGATCATTTTATGGCAGGCTTTTTGCTGCAAACACTGTGCATTTTATCCATTCCTCTTATAGTCTTCAGTGGATTTCCAAG ATTCCAAAAGAGGTGGAATTGCTGAACAAAGATAACATTTACATGTCAAGCGCAAGCCCAACACAGGTGATCGACACATACTATAATCAATTTCGAATCGATTTTTATACTTTCCTCAGGTGCCGTTCGGAGGAAATCGTATCCGGTGGAAGAATGGTGTTAACTATTCTGGGAAGGAGAGGTCATGAGGATGCTTGTAGAGAGGGATGCTGCTATATTTGGGAGCTTTTGGCCCTCGTTCTCAAACAAATGGTAGCTGAG GGACTGATAGAAAAAGAAAAGCTGCGTTCTTTCAACATCCCTAATTATACACCATCCCCTAGAGAAGTGAAGGAGGAGGTCGAAAAGGAAGGTAGCTTCGGCATCAACCACCTCGAGACTTCAGAAATATCTTTGGTCGACTGGAGCAAAGGCTTCCGTTCAGCCGACGAGCCTGATTGGCACAACGTGAGCCGTGGCATGAGAGCCGTGTCGGAACCACTGTTATCCGAACATTTTGGAGGATTCGTAATGGatcaaatatttgaaaagtacAGCGAAATTCTCCGTGAGTGCTCGAATAAGGGACCGGAGACGAAATTTGTCAATGTCACTGTCTCCGTGACGAGGAACGGAAAGTAA